DNA sequence from the Schistocerca serialis cubense isolate TAMUIC-IGC-003099 chromosome 9, iqSchSeri2.2, whole genome shotgun sequence genome:
agaactaaagatggatgggaaaagacctagagggcgcccaagaacacggtggaataTGGGAGTGAGAAtgtctgttgaaaggagaggtgtgatctggcagcaagtggaggaagaaaagtggtgtgaggaccgagccaaatggagaggactcgtcagcacccagacccggcagtagctggagcgggattcggatatagatagatagtgaATCCGACTTTCCCCAATAAATTTCGTATTCATATTTTCATGTTCAGGGCACTTATTACACATCTGTAATCTTTAAAAAGTTAATAAAGCAACGACAATtaacaaaatttgtattttcatttaattgttttCGTTGGTCATAAGGTAACCCTCGAATAAGTGCACACATTACGGAAAAATCGTTGGTATTGCTAAGATCGCATTAAACGATATTTTTTGGCTCTGGACCCTACTTATACATCAGCATCTACTTAAAAACGATGTTGTTAACAAAAGGTGCCATCACGTAACgacgttgtttctttttttttttttttttttgtagacaccATAAACTACCCCCACCTCCATATTAAACATCATGGAATAAGCGTTGATATTGCAAGGGTTAAGATCATCTAACGCCATGATGTTATTTGTATGAAATTTGCTGATCGGTACACTGCATGCGTACTCAGGCGTTGTCAGCACTGAAATATAAACGAGGATACAATCATGTCCCCACTATCCGCTGGGAAATTCCGCcgatagctacactattgatgaaatacatctggagacagcgtctgccataaaatgttttggcgtaactatccagagagacCTTAAATGGAATGGTCGTATAAAACAGATAGTGTGAAAAGCAGACGCCTGAATCAGATtcatcctaaggaaatgtaactcatcacgaaagaagtggcttataagacgctttttcggccgattcttgagtaaATTTCAACTATatgagatccctatcaggtaggactgatagaggagatagagaagatctaacgaagaagggcgcgtttcgtcacgggattgtttagcgggcgagagggcgttacggagatactaaacaacctccactggcagacgttacaagagaagcgttgtgcatcacggagagatttactgttgaaatttctggacagcacttttctggagtcagacaacatattacatcCCCCCCCCCTACCACATATACATCTCGCatatgaccacgaggagaaaattcgagagattagtgccaatacaaaggcttactgtccgtcattcttcccacacattattcgcgagtggaacagggttggaggtatCAGATTGTGATACCGAACGTACCTTCCGTcacacaccattatgtggcttgtggagtatgatgtagatgtactagGTCTACGTGTCCGGAAAAATAAATCACCTTGACCCGAACGTCCCGTTTCTTCTAAGTCTTACGCCGGGTTAAGTAATTTCAATGATGGCAGGTGTACGAATAAGTAACGCACTCTGCGATCTTTCCATATACACGGGATGTAGATGGATTCACTGCCAGCTGCTTAGTAAGGTTGAACTGAAATGCCAATTTTTCGCGTTTCGAAGCATGTGCTACACTTTCCGCCCATTTGATGCTTCTTGTATTCCTTCTTCAAGGTGTTTCAAATACGTTGGTAACCTGATTACTTAACTGTATCAGACAGTGAACAATTTATAGTAACAATGATCAGTATGAGATGTGAATAGCGGTAGTTCACTTTAAGGTCCTCAAATTCGTTTCGTTACTCACTTTGTGCTGACGAAACGAATGTCATGgagtagcaatatgcacatataagatggcggtagtatcgcgtacacaaggtataaaagggcaattcgTGTGAAACGGTTTCCAAtgtgaattaatagactctgaacgcggaatggtaggtaCAGGTAGTCGCATGGGTCAGTccatcgttggggaattcagttcTTCGAGATCTACAGTGTGAAGAGTGCTCTGAGAATTCCAGATTTCCGGCGTTACTTCTCAACACGGACAACGGATTGGctgatgaccttcacttaacgatcaagagcagcggcgtttgtctaGAGTTGTCAATGTTAAGAAGCGAGCCACACTGCGTGAAATATATCGTGAATAAATCAATGTGGGTTGTACGATGGACGTATCCCTTAGGACACAGCAGTGAAATCTAGGGTTAATAGACTATGGCAGCAGCCGATCGACGGGagtgcctgcagctcctctcccgggctcgtgaccatatcggttcgaccttAAACGAATGGAAATCTATGATCAGGTCAGACTAGTCAtaattgctaagagctgatggtagagttcgggtGTGGCGGAGACACCAAGAAACCATGGAGCCAaaatatcaacaaggcactgtgcgagctggtggtggcttcataaggGTTTGTGCTGTTTGTACATGGAACAGATTGGGTCGTTTGGTTCATCTGAAACTGTCGTTGACTGGACATGGTTATGTTCGTTTTCATGGAGACCAAGAAATGATAgagtttttatgaatgacaatacgccgtatcaccgggccacaactgttcgcgactggtttgaagaacattctggacaattctcccgaatgatttggtcactcaggTCACCCGCAATCAGTCCCATCAGCCGTTTAtcaaacataatcgagaggtcagttcgtgtacaaatccTGCACTCTCAACACTTTCCCATTTGTGGACGGCTACAGAAGcaaaatggctcaatatttctgcaggggctttccAACAACTTttggagtctatgccacgtcgatttACGGCACTATGGCGGGCAAAAAGGGGTGCGACACGACGTTAGGTATTATACCGTGATTTTTGTGACCTCCGTGTACGTGTGAAAATCTATCAGTTTACAGAGCAATTTTTGATACTCCATCTCCACATCATTTTACTTCACGCACGTCGCGTTGACTCTTTACTTGGTTCAAATAATAGTTGTGTAAGTTATTGATTCGTTACAGTAAGCTTAGAGTTTGTTCCTTTTCGAAATTATTTCAATTCCTATTGAGCTGTGTTACTCGATTACGATGTAAATTATCCTATAGCTCCTTTTGTATCAATGTTACATAATTATACAGTTTTCCAGCCATTCATTGCAGTATTTTTACGTCTCTATAACACAAAAGCATTTCCTGAACACTGTATAATCTCTAAATCACTGATATTGCGATCCTTCTCAGATACTAATGTTGTGCAGTCCAATGAATGCCCGTCTACACTCCTTTACGCCTAATACTCACTACTCAGGGTATCTGTCTCTTTCAGACCTACGACTTGTTCCGTTTAGCACACTTGTAACCGACAGTGATTTTCTGCATTCTGATTCTGCAGCGCTTAATGAGGCACAGCCTGCTAACTTCTTCGAGGTTTCTCTTTTATGTAGGGCTTATACAATCAGTAATCAACTTTTTCCTGATTTTCTTCGCTACTGTCAATTATGGCTGCCGATCTATATTAGAAAAATTGTCAAACTGTTCTTGCGAGGTGCAGATTAATAATTCATTGCTACAGTTGACCCAGATTTTGTGTTTTTGAAAATTAGGGCCGATTCTGGGAAGTTTTCTGAATGATCAGAGATGCCATTAGATCTCCGATGGCTATGTCATCGATataacgtcaaaaaaaaaaaaaaaaaaacttgaggaACTTTCGTGGTGTTCAAAGCAGTTCCACTTCTGCTGACATATTACACATTCTCGGCCAATACCGAGCTACCTCCGGCTCCATTATCATTGTTCAATTGACCATTCTTTCTACGCTGACGCGCGGTGGCTAATGGAGGGATTAAACTCTAGATCAACATACGTACATCGCTCAGTACTGTTTGGTGGCGGTTTCTGTATCCGCTTTATAATTTTTGCCTCACTCTGTCCGAAAGCAAACAATGTGAACGTACTACGTTCACATTTACTTCAGATTAAGTAAGTCAGACTTAATGAACTTAATGTTACTTACACCGAAGGAGTTCATATTTCGTGTTATCCATGCTTCGTTCATTAATCCTTCAGTTCGGTATCATCCAACATCTTTAATCTCTGCCTCCttcctgaacaaaataatcttttcCATTACAAAAACGTTAATCGCAAGAGACTCAAGTCGTGCTTTTAACACCTGATATCCCCAGTGCTAGAGATAACATTTTGATACAGGATAACTTTTTATTCCGTACTATTTCGGGGTATTCTGAATGGGTCCTCCTGGGATATATAAAACCCGGTTTAAAAGAGGTCGAAAACTGTCTGACAGACAGGATGCAAATACCGAAACTGCATCTCGTGAGCCCCAGGCAGTGTAGTAGGGTCTTTGGTTTTCAAGATACATGTCAATGACTTTGCGGCCGAAGCTAATTACAAATCTAAGGCTCTTCGAAAATGATGCAGTTGTCACCGAGGAAATTCTGTACGGTAGAAATGACAATAATGTGCAATTATATGTCGAAGAATTATCGGACTGCTGTAGAGAAAAGGGTAGTTGTGCTCTTTACGAAGTGGTACAAGAGTTGTTTCATTTGACTACTGGATTAACTAACATTCGTATCTGGTTTACTGGAGCTGCAATACTATACCGCTAATGCGAAATGCCGAAAATTTGGTTCCCGTGTATGTTAATATCAGGGCCGGTTCTAGAAGGCGTTAATCCACAAAAGCGATATATGATTACCTCCCTTTTTTCTATACAACATCAGATTTAGCACCTTTATCCCTTTAGTTCCCTCTCACATACAGTTTTTGCCGTTATTTGGGTTCTTTGTAAGATCTTTACAGATAAACTTACATCTGTTGAGCGTGCAAATGGGTTCATTTTGCCATTATTTATGATGCGGCCTTTGTGAAAATATCGCACTATGGGTGATCCTGGCGCTACTCTGAACTTGCCCCTcctttcccttcccccccccctccccatcccttccCCCGTGATCGAGTGTATCGCTTCATGCTTTAAATGGGCCCAGGGTAATGTGCACAATCTGTCGACCTGGCCTGCACAAGGGTGCACATTTCGTTGCCAAGCAACAGACATAGGGGCCATGTGCACAGTTGATGCCACACATACGGCGAAGCGAAACCATTTCCCTGTACTGGACACAGCCTTTACGAAAAGGAATCACAAACTATATCACTAATTTGTTTAGTTTGAACAACGTTTCATGTTACATTAGATACGGTACAGTCATTACCATGcacagttttaaaacaaaaatattccccactctttttcCCGTATAATCACACTTCTTTATGAGGTAAATATTCTGTAGTTTGACGGCGGGCACTGTGACGTAAATACTTCAATAATTCACACACGGTGTTAAATTTCATATAGCTGTCAATATTTTATTCAGCTTAATAATGGTCTTGCGTTGTCACACCTTCATATAAATGTTTTAAAAGTGAAAcctaaattttgaaattaaaagcTGCCATCGAACTGTTTGAGAGTTTAGAAGAATGATAAGTTTTCATAATTTACGTCCATCGACGAATTACGTTTTTTTCCTATTATATAACGCAGTCGACACTGTCTGCAAACGAATCTAAATAACTCATCCACAAAATGCTGCAGTCTGCCTTGATAATTCACAACTTACTTCCGCCACTGCAATTTGTAATAGTTGCAGCCATATAGATGTATTCATATATAAAAGACAGCCTCGCCCTCAGTGACAGAAGAGAATTAGAGGAATGCAGAAGCGCTCAGTCGACTTTCATCGTCTCCGTATCTCACGATTCACATCTGGCAGGGGCAGAAAGTTGTTAGCACACCGTTTCCCGACAGGAACTGTAGTAACGTCAAAAAGATCTTAAGTACTCGCTGTAAGACGGGCCGGATAAGAGATACAAAGGGCCTTAAAATGAAGGATAATTTGTCCTGGGCAGCCAGTGGCAACTCCGTTCTCAAGCTTAACATCCGACACCTGTGGCTGTTGGGAGTTTGGGAACTGGGTGAATCCCGCCTGTTCAAATTCCAATCTACTATCGCATTCGGATTAAGCTTATGGAGCACCGTGGAGTGTGCCCTAGCTGTTTACTTCATCTGGGGAGATCTGGAGGAAACCACCCTTGTTCTCCTGATCACCTTCACCTGCGGCAGCGGCGTCGCTAAGATGGCCGTCTTTCTGTACGACAGACGGCAGTACAACTCCCTGGCTCATCAGCTCGACAAGCTGCTGTCGCTCCAAAGCGAGTCCTGCTCAGAGGACCCTAACTTGGCAGCCATTTCTGAATGGTCCCGCCGGAAAGCTGCCCGCCTCACGCTGGGTCTGCTGCTCTTCATGCTGTCGCAGAGCTTCTTGTGGAACTTTGTGCCCCTCTTAGTCTACCCAGAGGAGCGGCGTCTGCCCTATGTTCAGCACCAATGGAACAACAACAGCCTGTACGAGTTCTCCTACACCGTGCAGGGCCTGTCAGCTATCTGGGTGAGCCAGATAAGCTTCAGTGTGGACTGCCTGTTCGCGGTCGTCATGATTCTGGTCGCGGCCCAGCTGGAGATCCTCGGACAGCGTCTTGTGAAGCTGAGAAACGACGTGGACATCGTCGGCGAGGAGAAAGCCGTTTCTGAGAAGAAGGAACTTGACAGCGAAACTGGTGAAACCATGTACTACgatttgtgcctttgtattgaaacTCACCAAGAAATCCTCAGGTAGGTTACTTGGCGCGATATCTGATTGCAAATACATTTCGATACATTACAGTTTTTGTTCCTTGCAAAACAATTTCCTAAATATTTCTGTAACCGCTATTTATTTTGAAGAATAAATGGTGTAGCAATAATTTGACAGATTTCGATGTCATGTAGCGCTTTCATCACCAGTGTTATTATTTTCGCACTTTGATAGCAATATTCTGATTTATCGTCATTTTCATGTTTTCAGTAGTTCCTTAATTACTTTGTTACTGTTCTTTTCATTACGATTGTTTTCCTCTTGGATATGTCGTCCATCTGCGGAACTAAGCAAAAACCTGTTGATCTCTATACTATATGCGTTACGCTTCGATCAAACAGCTTTTCCTCTATTAAATCTAAGAGATTATGCTAGGAAAGCATtcgtttgttttatgatttctaCAACAAACGGACTGAAACTGGCTAATGACCAGTTGTGGTACATACCAGATCTTCAGTTGTAAAGCTTATATCAAAATATACTCCCATAACAACATATCTGACGTTCAAAATCCTTAAATCTTGACAGATACTATTTCATATCAAAATTTCACTAAGTTGCAGATGTGATGtattccagcaactttcacataagctgtaatatattttcatttaCGATTCTAGAAAGGTTCGATACTGTATGTTTTGCCCAAGTACCCTTCACTGTAATGTAGACGTCGTAAAATCTTCACCGGGTTTCAGAAGAAAAATTGCTAAgcgaaaatatttaagtttttgcTATACCATTAACGTTCGTGATCAAGTGAATCGAAAGATCCCTTACCATGGTATGTTGGGGATTTGGATTACACTTATTTTAACTTTTGTGCAGTATGTTATAAGGCATCATAGCTTCATGTTTAAATTGCTCACATATCTATCGTTTTCTGGCCCATTTACAAGGTAGTTTATATTTGCATGTAGAACATTTATttgccgaaaatggttcaaatgactctgagcactatgggacttaacatctgaggtcatcagtcccctagaacttagaactacttaaacctaactaccctaaggacatcacacacagccatgcccgaggcaggattcgaacctgcgtccgtagcggtcgcgcggttccagactgaagcgcctagaaccgctcggccaccacggctgttATTTGCCGAGAAACGTTTCTTAGTTTCATGGTACATGATCTGGCTAATTTATGTACGTTTACACAAATATATTAACTAGCAACAGAACATCGTTTTACCAATTTATTTGTTGGCTTAAAACGTGTATGTTTTCATTGTTGTGTCAAGTGCTGCTCTTTACTCTTCGCTTTGAAAATTATGTGCTGAAACTTGATAACTACGCGCGACAAAGCTTGTTACTCAGGAATATTCCTTAGTACCATTACTCTATAGCTTCTGCAGTTTAACAGTAgcatacatatttatttttactgtttctACAAGAATCCAGTGCCTCAAAGTACTACTAACAAAGTGAAT
Encoded proteins:
- the LOC126418989 gene encoding odorant receptor 43a-like — its product is MKDNLSWAASGNSVLKLNIRHLWLLGVWELGESRLFKFQSTIAFGLSLWSTVECALAVYFIWGDLEETTLVLLITFTCGSGVAKMAVFLYDRRQYNSLAHQLDKLLSLQSESCSEDPNLAAISEWSRRKAARLTLGLLLFMLSQSFLWNFVPLLVYPEERRLPYVQHQWNNNSLYEFSYTVQGLSAIWVSQISFSVDCLFAVVMILVAAQLEILGQRLVKLRNDVDIVGEEKAVSEKKELDSETGETMYYDLCLCIETHQEILRFVAYLQDTMSPIAMTQFALSVVIACMALFQATFSEEFSSVLKCASFLPIPGGQVYLYCWAANNVTAQAEAVSVAAYNSSWVDASERFKRALRIIVSRSQKQLVLTAGHLYPINREAFLTLVNASYSYYALLSQMNSR